From the Quercus lobata isolate SW786 chromosome 6, ValleyOak3.0 Primary Assembly, whole genome shotgun sequence genome, one window contains:
- the LOC115994958 gene encoding putative clathrin assembly protein At4g40080: MGHTTKLRDIIGLIKDKASQSKATLLSKPSNLSLQLALLRATNHDPFNPPNDKNIATILSYGHSSRATASNAIEAIMDRLQSTGNSSVALKCLITVHHIVKYGSFILQDQLSVYPSNGGRNYLKLSNFRDNSSPISWELSSWVRWYAKYVETLLFVSRVLGFFLASSSNTMEKDNQEEKISSFMNKDLLKEIIALVGLMEEICKRPDYLDVEGKNELVDKVMGFVGEDYLSAVNEVSVRVSEFKERLSDLSFGDSVELVCSLKRLEDCKERLSVLSTGKKSLMESFWGLISEVKDRVGPDMVYKDEGKLVNWVRREKVSESARFGERVLISGDSVGFPSRRSRQGSFSYSRELMESYP, from the coding sequence atgggACACACAACAAAGCTGAGAGATATCATAGGCCTAATCAAAGATAAGGCTTCCCAAAGCAAAGCAACCCTACTCTCAAAGCCCAGCAACCTCTCTCTCCAACTAGCTCTCCTACGCGCCACCAACCACGACCCTTTCAACCCTCCTAATGATAAAAACATCGCCACCATCCTCTCCTATGGTCACAGCTCACGCGCCACCGCTTCCAACGCAATAGAAGCCATCATGGACCGGTTACAGAGCACCGGTAACTCCTCCGTGGCTCTCAAGTGCCTCATCACCGTCCATCACATCGTCAAATACGGTAGCTTCATCCTCCAAGATCAGCTCTCTGTATACCCTTCTAATGGTGGAAGAAACTACCTCAAACTCTCCAACTTTCGAGACAATTCCAGTCCCATATCTTGGGAGCTCTCTTCATGGGTCAGATGGTACGCAAAATATGTAGAAACTCTCTTGTTTGTTTCTAGGGTTTTGGGTTTCTTTCTTGCTTCTTCTTCAAACACTATGGAGAAAGATAATCaggaagaaaaaatttcatCGTTTATGAATAAGGATTTGCTTAAAGAGATTATTGCTTTGGTGGGTTTGATGGAAGAGATTTGTAAAAGACCAGATTATTTAGATGTAGAAGGTAAGAATGAATTGGTGGATAAGgttatgggttttgttggtgAGGATTATCTGTCAGCAGTAAACGAGGTTTCGGTACGAGTCAGCGAGTTTAAAGAGAGGCTGAGTGATCTGAGTTTTGGTGACTCGGTCGAGTTGGTTTGCTCTCTGAAAAGGTTAGAGGATTGTAAAGAGAGACTGTCGGTGTTGTCAACTGGAAAAAAGTCTCTGATGGAGAGCTTTTGGGGTTTGATAAGCGAGGTTAAGGATCGAGTTGGGCCAGACATGGTGTACAAAGATGAGGGAAAGCTGGTCAATTGGGTGAGAAGAGAGAAGGTGAGCGAGTCAGCTCGGTTTGGTGAACGTGTTCTGATTTCAGGGGACTCGGTCGGGTTTCCTTCAAGAAGGTCCAGACAGGGTTCATTTTCTTATTCTAGAGAGTTGATGGAATCGTATCCATGA